The proteins below come from a single Stutzerimonas stutzeri RCH2 genomic window:
- the yiaY gene encoding L-threonine dehydrogenase — protein sequence MSSTFFIPAVNMMGIGSLDEAMVAIANYGFRKALIVTDVGLARAGVAEKVATLLAAADIQSVVFDGAQPNPTVGNVEKGLSQLRESACDFIISLGGGSPHDCAKGIALCATNGGHIADYEGVDRSAKPQLPLVAINTTAGTASEMTRFCIITDESRHVKMAIVDRNVTPLLSVNDPALMVAMPKGLTAATGMDALTHAVEAYVSTAATPITDACALKAIELISANLRTAVASGSDMPAREAMAYAQFLAGMAFNNASLGYVHAMAHQLGGFYDLPHGVCNAVLLPHVESYNASVCPERLRDIATAMGVETRGLDATQGAEAALAAIRTLSQDIGIPGGLAELGAKADDIPTLAANAMNDACGLTNPRRATQEEIEAIFHSAL from the coding sequence ATGAGCAGCACCTTCTTCATACCCGCGGTGAACATGATGGGCATCGGAAGCCTCGATGAAGCGATGGTCGCCATCGCCAACTATGGCTTTCGCAAAGCGCTGATCGTTACCGACGTCGGGCTGGCTCGCGCAGGCGTGGCCGAAAAGGTCGCGACGCTGCTGGCTGCCGCGGATATCCAATCCGTCGTATTCGACGGCGCACAACCCAATCCAACCGTTGGCAACGTCGAGAAGGGCCTGAGCCAGCTGCGCGAAAGCGCTTGCGACTTCATCATTTCGCTCGGCGGCGGCTCGCCCCATGACTGCGCCAAGGGCATCGCCCTGTGCGCCACCAATGGCGGACATATCGCCGACTACGAAGGCGTCGACCGCTCCGCCAAACCGCAACTGCCACTGGTAGCGATCAACACCACCGCCGGCACCGCCAGCGAGATGACCCGCTTCTGCATCATCACCGACGAGAGCCGCCACGTAAAAATGGCCATCGTCGATCGCAATGTCACGCCGCTGCTGTCGGTGAACGACCCGGCGTTGATGGTGGCGATGCCCAAGGGGCTGACCGCCGCTACCGGCATGGACGCCCTCACCCACGCAGTCGAAGCCTATGTCTCGACCGCCGCCACACCGATCACCGACGCCTGCGCGCTCAAGGCCATCGAACTGATCTCGGCCAACCTGCGTACCGCCGTCGCGAGCGGCAGCGACATGCCCGCGCGCGAAGCCATGGCCTATGCGCAGTTCCTTGCCGGAATGGCGTTCAACAACGCCTCGCTGGGCTACGTTCATGCCATGGCTCACCAGCTCGGCGGCTTCTACGATCTGCCGCATGGCGTCTGCAATGCCGTACTGCTGCCTCACGTGGAGAGCTACAACGCCAGCGTCTGCCCCGAACGCCTGCGCGACATCGCCACCGCGATGGGCGTTGAGACCCGCGGGCTCGATGCCACACAGGGCGCCGAGGCGGCACTCGCGGCAATTCGCACCCTGTCGCAGGACATTGGCATCCCCGGTGGCCTTGCCGAGCTTGGCGCCAAGGCCGATGACATCCCGACCCTGGCTGCCAACGCCATGAACGATGCCTGCGGCCTGACCAACCCGCGCCGCGCCACGCAAGAGGAAATCGAAGCCATCTTCCACAGCGCCCTCTGA
- the ftsH gene encoding ATP-dependent zinc metalloprotease FtsH, producing the protein MKDRAQFHMNYWMIAILVFLGLQYLLSIQQEVATIPYSEFEQHLKEGRVEELAITERRIEGLLKEPLASGQRRFISNRVEPQLAEHLQQYPVRYTGKVESTLVRDLLSWIVPAMLFFGIWLFLLKRIGSGLGGGGMMQIGKSKARVYVETDMKVSFADVAGVDEAKDELKEIIEFLRDPQTYGRLGGRMPKGVLLVGPPGTGKTLLARAVAGEAKVPFFSISGSEFVEMFVGVGAARVRDLFEQARAQAPAIIFIDELDALGRARGAGPLSGGHDEKEQTLNQLLVEMDGFDTSSGLVLLAATNRPEILDPALLRAGRFDRQVLVDRPDKVGRVQILNVHLKKSRLGTDVDPQAIAALTPGFTGADLANLVNEATLLATRRNAEAVAMEDFTAAIERIIAGLEKRNRLLNPREREIVAYHEMGHALVAMALPGVDPVHKVSIIPRGMGALGYTIQRPIEDRFLMTRDELENKMAVLLGGRAAEWLVYTHLSTGAADDLAKVTDIARAMVTRYGMSKRLGHLALEREPNSFLGNEAMLGLKPQHDYAESTATAIDEEVQELVQAAFQRSLELLEARRELLERCARRLLQQETLDAEQLRELSAAPASVPAQASPQG; encoded by the coding sequence GTGAAAGACCGGGCTCAGTTCCACATGAATTACTGGATGATCGCCATTCTGGTGTTCCTCGGCCTGCAGTATCTGCTGTCGATCCAGCAGGAAGTGGCGACCATCCCCTACAGCGAGTTCGAGCAGCACCTCAAGGAAGGCCGCGTCGAAGAGCTGGCGATCACCGAGCGGCGTATAGAAGGCCTGCTCAAGGAGCCGTTGGCCAGCGGTCAGCGGCGGTTCATCAGCAATCGCGTCGAGCCGCAGCTGGCCGAGCATCTGCAGCAGTATCCGGTGCGCTACACCGGCAAGGTGGAAAGCACGCTGGTGCGTGACCTGCTGTCGTGGATCGTGCCGGCCATGCTGTTCTTCGGCATCTGGCTGTTCCTGCTCAAGCGCATCGGCAGCGGTCTGGGTGGCGGCGGCATGATGCAGATCGGCAAGAGCAAGGCGCGGGTTTACGTCGAGACCGACATGAAGGTGTCCTTCGCCGACGTGGCCGGGGTCGACGAGGCCAAGGATGAGCTCAAGGAAATCATCGAATTCCTCCGCGACCCGCAGACTTACGGTCGCCTCGGCGGGCGCATGCCGAAAGGCGTGCTGCTGGTCGGCCCGCCTGGCACCGGCAAAACGCTGCTGGCACGGGCCGTGGCTGGTGAGGCGAAAGTGCCGTTCTTCTCCATTTCCGGCTCCGAGTTTGTCGAGATGTTCGTCGGCGTCGGTGCCGCGCGGGTGCGTGACCTGTTCGAACAGGCGCGGGCCCAGGCGCCGGCGATCATCTTCATCGACGAACTGGATGCCCTCGGCCGCGCCCGCGGTGCCGGGCCGTTGTCCGGTGGGCATGACGAGAAGGAGCAGACGCTCAACCAGCTGTTGGTGGAGATGGACGGTTTCGACACCTCCAGCGGTCTGGTTCTGCTGGCCGCCACCAATCGTCCGGAAATTCTCGACCCGGCCCTGCTGCGCGCCGGCCGTTTCGACCGTCAGGTGCTGGTCGATCGGCCGGACAAGGTCGGGCGGGTACAGATCCTCAATGTGCACCTGAAGAAATCCCGGCTGGGCACCGATGTCGATCCGCAGGCTATCGCCGCGCTGACGCCGGGCTTCACCGGTGCCGACCTCGCCAACCTGGTCAACGAGGCGACCCTGCTGGCGACCCGGCGCAATGCCGAGGCAGTGGCGATGGAGGACTTCACCGCGGCTATCGAGCGCATCATCGCCGGGCTGGAGAAGCGCAATCGCCTGCTCAACCCGCGCGAGCGGGAGATCGTCGCCTATCACGAAATGGGTCATGCCCTGGTAGCCATGGCGCTGCCTGGGGTAGACCCGGTGCACAAGGTGTCGATCATCCCGCGCGGCATGGGCGCGCTGGGCTACACCATCCAGCGGCCCATCGAGGACCGCTTCCTGATGACCCGCGACGAGCTGGAAAACAAGATGGCCGTGCTGCTCGGCGGGCGCGCGGCGGAGTGGTTGGTGTATACGCATCTGTCCACCGGCGCGGCGGATGATCTGGCCAAGGTCACCGACATCGCCCGCGCCATGGTCACCCGCTACGGCATGTCCAAGCGTCTCGGCCACCTGGCGCTGGAGCGTGAGCCGAACTCGTTCCTTGGCAACGAGGCGATGCTCGGCCTCAAGCCGCAACATGACTATGCCGAGAGCACCGCCACGGCCATCGACGAGGAAGTGCAAGAGCTGGTGCAGGCGGCATTCCAGCGCAGCCTTGAGCTACTCGAAGCTCGGCGGGAACTGCTTGAGCGCTGTGCGCGTCGCTTGCTGCAACAGGAGACGCTGGATGCCGAGCAGCTGCGTGAGCTCAGCGCAGCTCCAGCCAGCGTTCCGGCGCAGGCATCCCCTCAGGGCTGA
- the mpl gene encoding UDP-N-acetylmuramate:L-alanyl-gamma-D-glutamyl-meso-diaminopimelate ligase, with product MHIHILGICGTFMGSLAVLAKELGHRVTGSDANVYPPMSTQLQAQGIELTQGYEPSQLEPAPDLVVIGNALSRSNPAVEYVLNKGLPYVSGPQWLADHVLQGRWVLAAAGTHGKTTTSSMLAWVLEHAGMSPGFLIGGVPQNFGISARLGGTPFFVVEADEYDSAFFDKRSKFVHYRPRTAILNNLEFDHADIFPDLAAIERQFHHLVRTVPSEGLVIHPESEQALKRVIGMGCWTPVQTTGDGGQWQAKLLSADGSRFEVIFDGAVQGVVEWELTGQHNVNNALATLAAARHVGVLPKQGAEALSEFRSVKRRMEKVAEVNGVTIYDDFAHHPTAIATTLDGLRKRVGDTPIIAVIEPRSNSMKLGAHREGLAESVALADQAIWYAPANLGWDLAATVAGSPVETTVCDSLEAIIAKVKADAVPGTQVVVMSNGGFGGLHGRLAAALS from the coding sequence ATGCATATCCATATTCTCGGCATCTGCGGCACCTTCATGGGTTCGCTCGCGGTGCTGGCCAAGGAACTCGGGCATCGGGTCACCGGTTCCGACGCCAACGTCTATCCCCCGATGAGCACCCAGTTGCAGGCTCAGGGCATCGAGCTGACCCAGGGCTACGAGCCGAGTCAGCTCGAGCCGGCGCCGGATCTGGTGGTGATCGGTAATGCGCTGTCGCGCAGCAACCCGGCGGTGGAGTACGTGCTGAACAAGGGCCTGCCCTATGTCTCCGGTCCGCAGTGGCTGGCCGATCACGTGCTGCAGGGGCGCTGGGTGCTGGCTGCGGCCGGCACCCACGGCAAGACCACCACCAGCAGCATGCTGGCCTGGGTGCTGGAACATGCCGGCATGAGCCCGGGCTTTCTCATCGGTGGCGTGCCGCAGAATTTCGGCATCTCCGCGCGCCTGGGTGGCACGCCGTTCTTCGTGGTGGAGGCCGACGAGTACGACAGCGCCTTCTTCGACAAGCGCAGCAAGTTCGTCCACTACCGCCCGCGCACGGCGATCCTGAACAACCTGGAATTCGATCACGCGGACATCTTCCCGGACCTCGCGGCCATCGAGCGGCAGTTCCACCACCTGGTGCGTACCGTGCCCAGCGAAGGGCTGGTCATCCATCCCGAGTCCGAACAAGCGCTCAAACGCGTGATCGGCATGGGCTGCTGGACGCCGGTGCAGACCACCGGGGATGGCGGTCAGTGGCAGGCGAAACTGCTCAGCGCCGACGGTTCGCGCTTCGAAGTGATCTTCGATGGTGCCGTGCAGGGCGTGGTCGAGTGGGAGCTGACCGGCCAGCACAACGTCAACAATGCGCTGGCGACGCTCGCCGCGGCCCGCCACGTCGGTGTGCTGCCGAAGCAGGGCGCCGAGGCGCTGAGCGAATTCCGTAGCGTCAAGCGGCGCATGGAGAAGGTCGCCGAGGTCAATGGCGTGACCATCTATGACGATTTTGCCCATCACCCCACGGCTATCGCAACCACCCTCGACGGGCTGCGCAAGCGTGTGGGCGATACACCGATCATCGCGGTGATCGAGCCACGCTCCAACTCGATGAAGCTCGGCGCGCACCGCGAGGGCCTTGCTGAATCCGTGGCACTGGCCGATCAGGCGATCTGGTACGCGCCTGCCAACCTTGGCTGGGACCTGGCCGCCACCGTCGCCGGCTCGCCGGTGGAGACTACGGTGTGCGATTCGCTGGAGGCGATCATCGCCAAGGTGAAAGCTGACGCCGTGCCGGGCACCCAGGTGGTGGTGATGAGCAATGGCGGTTTTGGCGGCTTGCACGGCAGGCTGGCCGCGGCGTTGAGCTGA
- a CDS encoding YceK/YidQ family lipoprotein, which yields MIGRALLVLTTLSLLGGCASVRTLDAAKPGAPIIYSGTRLDWYSLNGGCCPLDRFGAMPPKYAALDLPASALLDTLLLPFAVAAELGVGLGVRGGL from the coding sequence ATGATCGGCCGAGCGCTGCTCGTCCTGACAACGCTGAGCCTGCTCGGCGGCTGCGCCAGCGTCCGCACGCTGGATGCCGCCAAGCCCGGCGCACCGATCATCTATTCCGGCACGCGCCTGGACTGGTACAGCCTCAACGGCGGCTGTTGCCCGCTGGATCGGTTCGGTGCCATGCCGCCGAAATATGCCGCGCTGGACCTACCCGCCAGCGCCCTGCTGGATACGCTGTTGCTGCCCTTCGCCGTCGCGGCGGAACTGGGCGTCGGGCTTGGCGTTCGCGGTGGGCTTTAG
- the tsaE gene encoding tRNA (adenosine(37)-N6)-threonylcarbamoyltransferase complex ATPase subunit type 1 TsaE, which yields MPEVNLYAADEAAMLAVGARIAKATGGRGVIYLHGDLGAGKTTLSRGLIRGFGHEGKVKSPTFTLVEPYELGDVQVFHFDLYRLVDPEELEFLGIRDYFEGNALCLIEWPERGAGILPKADMDITIAPHEAGRTLRLSPHTARGEAWCVALTDGEL from the coding sequence ATGCCTGAAGTGAATCTCTACGCCGCGGACGAGGCGGCGATGCTTGCGGTTGGTGCGCGCATCGCCAAGGCGACCGGTGGTCGTGGCGTCATCTATCTGCACGGTGACCTCGGCGCGGGCAAGACCACGCTGTCGCGCGGCCTGATTCGCGGCTTCGGCCATGAGGGCAAGGTCAAGAGCCCGACCTTTACCCTGGTCGAACCTTACGAGCTGGGCGATGTGCAGGTTTTCCACTTCGACCTGTATCGTCTGGTCGATCCCGAAGAGCTGGAGTTCCTCGGTATCCGCGACTACTTCGAAGGCAATGCGCTGTGCCTGATCGAGTGGCCGGAGCGCGGGGCCGGCATTTTGCCAAAGGCCGACATGGACATTACCATTGCACCGCATGAGGCCGGCCGTACGCTGCGCCTGTCGCCCCACACTGCGCGGGGCGAAGCCTGGTGTGTCGCCCTGACCGACGGAGAGCTATGA
- the ubiX gene encoding flavin prenyltransferase UbiX: MNGPERITLAMTGASGAQYGLRLLDCLIQEDREVHFLISKAAQLVMATETDVVLPAKPQAMQAFLSEYTGAAAGQIRVFAKEDWMAPPASGSGAPTAMVVVPCSTGTLSAIATGACNNLIERAVDVALKERRQLILVPREAPYSSIHLENMLKLSNLGVTILPASPGFYHQPQTIDDLVDFVVARILNLLNIPQDMLPRWGEHHIVSDD; the protein is encoded by the coding sequence ATGAACGGACCGGAACGCATCACCCTGGCCATGACCGGCGCCTCCGGCGCGCAGTACGGCCTGCGCCTGCTGGACTGTCTGATCCAGGAAGACCGCGAGGTGCACTTCCTGATTTCCAAGGCCGCGCAGCTGGTGATGGCCACCGAGACCGACGTGGTGCTGCCGGCCAAGCCACAGGCGATGCAGGCCTTCCTCTCCGAATACACCGGTGCCGCTGCCGGGCAGATCCGCGTGTTCGCCAAGGAGGACTGGATGGCGCCGCCGGCCTCCGGCTCCGGCGCCCCGACCGCCATGGTGGTGGTACCGTGCTCCACCGGCACGCTGTCGGCGATCGCCACCGGCGCCTGCAACAACCTGATCGAGCGTGCCGTCGACGTTGCCCTCAAGGAGCGCCGCCAGCTGATCCTGGTCCCGCGCGAGGCGCCGTATTCGAGCATCCATCTGGAAAACATGCTCAAGCTGTCCAACCTCGGCGTAACCATCCTGCCAGCCTCGCCAGGTTTCTATCATCAGCCGCAGACCATCGACGACCTGGTCGATTTCGTCGTCGCGCGCATCCTCAATCTGCTAAATATCCCGCAGGACATGCTGCCGCGCTGGGGTGAGCACCATATCGTCAGCGACGACTGA
- the queG gene encoding tRNA epoxyqueuosine(34) reductase QueG — MSDPALDPAALVQSIKEWGRELGFQQVGITDVDLGEHEAHLDAWLAAGYQGEMDYMAAHGSKRSRPDELVPGTLRVISLRMDYLPGDTRMTQQLASPEKAYVSRYALGRDYHKLIRKRIQQLAERIQQVVGPFGFRAFVDSAPVLEKAAGQQAGLGWIGKNTLLLNRKAGSWFFLGELFVDIALPVDEPTSRDHCGSCHACLDVCPTDAFVGERLLDARRCISYLTIELKGAIPVELRDKIGNRVFGCDDCQIVCPWNRFARPTEQSDFQPRHSLDNAELATLFRWTEEEFLSRTEGSPLRRAGYQRWLRNLAVGLGNAPSSIPVLEALEARRDDPSELVREHVEWALKQHAQRQPD; from the coding sequence ATGTCCGACCCAGCCCTCGATCCAGCCGCCCTCGTCCAGTCCATCAAGGAGTGGGGCCGCGAGCTCGGCTTTCAGCAGGTCGGCATCACCGATGTCGACCTCGGCGAGCACGAAGCGCACCTCGACGCCTGGCTGGCGGCCGGCTATCAGGGCGAGATGGACTACATGGCCGCCCACGGCAGCAAGCGCTCACGACCGGACGAACTGGTGCCGGGCACCCTCAGGGTGATCTCGCTGCGCATGGACTACCTGCCCGGCGACACGCGCATGACTCAGCAGCTCGCAAGCCCGGAGAAGGCCTATGTGTCGCGCTACGCGCTGGGCCGCGATTATCACAAGCTGATCCGCAAACGCATCCAGCAGCTCGCCGAGCGCATTCAGCAGGTGGTCGGCCCGTTCGGCTTTCGCGCCTTCGTCGACAGCGCGCCGGTGCTGGAGAAGGCCGCCGGACAACAGGCCGGGCTCGGCTGGATCGGCAAGAACACCCTGCTGCTCAATCGCAAGGCCGGCAGCTGGTTCTTTCTTGGCGAGCTGTTCGTCGACATCGCCCTGCCGGTCGACGAACCGACGAGCCGCGATCACTGCGGTAGCTGCCACGCCTGCCTGGACGTCTGCCCCACCGACGCTTTCGTCGGTGAACGGCTGCTGGATGCGCGACGCTGCATTTCCTACCTGACCATCGAGCTGAAAGGCGCAATCCCGGTCGAGCTGCGCGACAAGATCGGCAACCGTGTATTCGGCTGCGATGATTGCCAGATCGTCTGTCCGTGGAACCGTTTCGCTCGCCCCACCGAGCAGAGTGACTTTCAGCCACGCCACAGCCTGGACAACGCCGAGCTGGCAACGCTGTTCCGCTGGACAGAAGAGGAGTTTCTCAGCCGCACCGAGGGCTCGCCGCTGCGTCGCGCTGGCTACCAGCGCTGGCTGCGCAATCTCGCGGTCGGCCTGGGCAATGCGCCGTCGAGCATTCCGGTGCTGGAAGCGCTCGAAGCACGCCGCGACGATCCGTCAGAACTGGTCCGCGAGCATGTCGAGTGGGCGCTGAAGCAGCACGCCCAGCGCCAGCCCGACTGA
- a CDS encoding aldehyde dehydrogenase family protein, translating into MIYAPPGTAGALVTLKARYGNFINGEFVEPVNGQYFTNLSPVNGQPIAEFPRSDAADIEKALDAAHAAADAWGKTSVQARSLILLQIADRIEQNLEMLAVTETWDNGKAVRETLNADIPLAADHFRYFAGCIRAQEGTSAEIDEHTAAYHFHEPLGVVGQIIPWNFPILMAAWKLAPALAAGNCVVLKPAEQTPLGITVLMEVIGDLLPPGVLNVVQGYGREAGEALASSKRIAKIAFTGSTPVGSHIMKRAAEAIIPSTVELGGKSPNIYFEDIMQAEPTFIEKAAEGLVLGFFNQGEVCTCPSRALVQESIYAPFMEAVMKKVAQIKRGDPLDTETMVGAQASQQQFDKIMSYLEIAKGEGAEVLTGGAAEKLEGSLATGYYIQPTLLKGTNQMRVFQEEIFGPVIGVTTFKDEAEALAIANDTEYGLGAGVWTRDINRAYRMGRAIKAGRVWTNCYHLYPAHAAFGGYKRSGVGRETHKMILDSYQQTKNLLISYDINPLGFF; encoded by the coding sequence ATGATCTACGCCCCTCCCGGCACCGCCGGTGCCCTCGTTACCCTCAAGGCCCGCTACGGCAACTTCATCAATGGCGAGTTTGTCGAGCCAGTCAACGGGCAGTATTTCACCAACCTCTCTCCGGTTAACGGCCAGCCGATTGCCGAATTTCCGCGCTCCGACGCCGCCGATATCGAGAAAGCCCTGGACGCCGCCCATGCAGCGGCCGACGCCTGGGGCAAGACCAGCGTGCAGGCGCGCTCGCTGATCCTGCTGCAGATCGCCGATCGCATCGAGCAGAACCTGGAGATGCTCGCCGTCACCGAAACCTGGGACAACGGCAAGGCGGTGCGCGAAACGCTGAACGCCGATATCCCGCTGGCCGCTGACCACTTCCGCTACTTCGCCGGCTGCATCCGCGCCCAGGAGGGCACCAGCGCCGAAATCGACGAGCACACTGCGGCCTATCACTTCCACGAACCACTGGGCGTGGTCGGGCAGATCATCCCGTGGAACTTCCCGATCCTGATGGCCGCCTGGAAACTGGCTCCGGCCCTGGCTGCTGGTAACTGCGTAGTGCTGAAACCGGCCGAGCAGACACCGCTGGGTATCACGGTACTGATGGAGGTCATCGGCGACCTGCTGCCACCGGGCGTGCTCAACGTGGTGCAAGGCTACGGTCGTGAGGCCGGCGAGGCCCTGGCCAGCAGCAAGCGCATCGCCAAGATCGCCTTCACCGGCTCCACACCGGTGGGCTCGCACATCATGAAGCGCGCCGCCGAGGCCATCATCCCGAGCACCGTCGAGCTGGGCGGCAAGAGCCCGAACATCTACTTCGAAGACATCATGCAGGCCGAGCCGACCTTCATCGAGAAGGCCGCCGAAGGCCTGGTACTGGGCTTCTTCAACCAGGGCGAAGTGTGCACCTGCCCGTCGCGCGCGCTGGTGCAGGAGTCGATCTATGCACCCTTCATGGAAGCGGTGATGAAGAAGGTCGCGCAGATCAAGCGTGGCGACCCGCTGGACACCGAGACCATGGTCGGCGCCCAGGCCAGCCAGCAGCAGTTCGACAAGATCATGTCCTATCTGGAAATCGCCAAGGGCGAAGGCGCGGAGGTGCTCACCGGCGGCGCAGCGGAGAAGCTCGAAGGCTCGCTCGCCACCGGCTATTACATCCAGCCGACCCTGCTCAAGGGCACCAACCAGATGCGTGTATTCCAAGAGGAGATCTTCGGCCCGGTGATCGGCGTCACCACCTTCAAGGATGAAGCCGAAGCCCTGGCGATCGCCAACGACACCGAGTACGGCCTCGGCGCCGGTGTCTGGACCCGCGACATCAACCGCGCCTACCGCATGGGCCGGGCCATCAAGGCCGGCCGCGTCTGGACCAACTGCTACCACCTCTACCCGGCGCATGCCGCGTTCGGTGGCTACAAGAGGTCCGGCGTCGGGCGCGAAACCCACAAGATGATCCTCGACAGCTACCAGCAGACCAAGAATCTGCTGATCAGCTACGACATCAATCCGCTGGGCTTCTTCTGA
- a CDS encoding bifunctional ADP-dependent NAD(P)H-hydrate dehydratase/NAD(P)H-hydrate epimerase yields MTDSLPVALYTAAQVRELDARLIAAGTPGFELMQRAAHAAWRALRRRWPDAGAVTVLAGRGNNAGDGYLLAALAQRAGWQVRVLAVGDPQALQGDAALALTEAQACGVAIEPWHAEVPLQGVLVDALLGTGLAGEVREPYAAAIEAINVSELPVLAIDLPSGLCADSGRVLGHAVRADLSVTFIGLKLGLFTADGPDRVGTLVFDDLQADPAIVAQVASEAVRLDHGSLARVAPRSATAHKGSFGQVLVIGGDLGTGGAVLLSAEAALRCGAGMVTLATRPEHITASLVRCPEIMCSGVESTYGLTALADRADVLVVGPGLGQAPWGRSLLSLTAQRDLPQVWDADALNLLANGAVELPAGSLITPHPGEAARLLQCSVAEVQADRPAAVRALAQRYACVALLKGAGTLIAAPDGRLALCDRGHPSMASAGLGDVLAGVLGALLAQGLAPFDAACLGAWLHAAAGERIGQQGRGLAASDLIPVIRQLLEEQSPCLK; encoded by the coding sequence ATGACCGATTCCCTGCCCGTCGCTCTGTATACCGCCGCACAGGTGCGCGAACTCGATGCGCGCCTGATCGCTGCCGGCACGCCCGGTTTCGAATTGATGCAGCGTGCCGCCCATGCCGCCTGGCGTGCGCTGCGCCGGCGCTGGCCGGATGCCGGGGCGGTTACCGTACTGGCCGGGCGCGGCAATAATGCCGGCGATGGTTATCTGCTGGCGGCACTGGCGCAGCGCGCCGGTTGGCAAGTCCGCGTGCTGGCAGTGGGCGATCCGCAGGCGCTGCAGGGCGATGCCGCGCTGGCCCTGACCGAAGCGCAGGCTTGTGGGGTGGCGATCGAACCCTGGCATGCCGAGGTACCGCTGCAAGGCGTGCTGGTGGATGCGCTACTGGGCACCGGCCTTGCCGGCGAGGTGCGCGAGCCCTATGCCGCCGCGATCGAGGCGATCAATGTCAGCGAACTGCCGGTGCTGGCCATCGATCTGCCGTCCGGGCTCTGCGCTGACAGCGGGCGGGTACTGGGTCATGCGGTGCGCGCCGATCTCAGTGTCACCTTTATCGGCCTCAAGCTCGGCCTGTTCACTGCGGACGGCCCGGATCGCGTCGGCACCCTGGTGTTCGACGATCTGCAGGCCGATCCGGCGATCGTCGCGCAGGTGGCGAGCGAGGCGGTGCGCCTGGACCACGGTTCGCTGGCGCGGGTCGCGCCCCGTTCGGCAACTGCACACAAGGGCAGCTTCGGACAGGTGCTGGTGATTGGCGGCGATCTGGGGACTGGCGGCGCGGTACTGCTTAGCGCCGAGGCGGCGTTGCGCTGCGGTGCGGGCATGGTGACGCTGGCGACCCGTCCAGAGCACATCACCGCTTCGTTGGTGCGCTGCCCAGAAATCATGTGCAGTGGTGTCGAGTCGACCTATGGCCTGACGGCGCTGGCCGACCGCGCCGATGTGCTGGTGGTCGGCCCAGGCCTGGGTCAGGCGCCATGGGGACGCAGCCTGCTGTCGCTGACGGCGCAGCGTGATCTGCCGCAGGTGTGGGACGCCGATGCGCTGAACCTGCTGGCGAACGGCGCCGTCGAACTGCCAGCTGGCAGCTTGATCACGCCACATCCGGGTGAGGCTGCGCGGCTGCTGCAATGCTCGGTGGCCGAAGTGCAGGCTGATCGCCCGGCCGCGGTGCGCGCATTGGCCCAGCGTTATGCCTGCGTGGCGCTGCTCAAGGGCGCCGGTACGCTGATCGCCGCACCGGATGGCCGGCTCGCGCTGTGCGATCGCGGCCATCCATCCATGGCCAGCGCGGGCCTCGGTGATGTGCTGGCGGGCGTTCTCGGCGCTCTGCTTGCGCAAGGCCTGGCTCCATTCGACGCGGCTTGCCTGGGCGCCTGGCTGCATGCTGCCGCCGGCGAGCGTATCGGCCAGCAAGGCCGCGGGCTGGCCGCCAGCGATCTGATTCCCGTGATTCGTCAGTTGCTCGAGGAGCAGTCGCCATGCCTGAAGTGA